A region of the bacterium genome:
GGGTGATGATGTCGAAATCGGTGCCAATACCACCATTGATCGTGCCCGTTTCGGTGAAACCCGTGTGGGCAATGGGACCAAATTGGATAATCTGGTTCAGGTTGCCCATAATGTCACCATTGGCGAGGATACCGCGATGGCGGCACAAGTCGGGATTGCGGGAAGCACGCACATTGGTGACCGCGTCCAATTAGGCGGTCAGGTAGGGGTTGCCGGGCACATCGCCATCGGGAGTGATTGTATCGTGATGGCTCAAGCCGGATTGTCCAAAGATGCACCCCCGGGATCCATTCTTTTTGGTTCTCCCGCGATGCCGGCGCGTGAGGCAAAAAAACTGCATGCCCACACGATGCGTTTGCCGGAACTGAAAGAGAAATTGGTGGCACTGGAATCCAGAATTAAACGTATTGAGGAGAGCGTATGAAGGTGTTTTTGACTGGCGGAGCCGGATATATCGGTAGTGTAACCACGGAGTTGCTTCTCAATGAGGGACATGAGGTCGTGGTCTTCGATAACTTGGAACGGGGACATAAAGCGGCGGTGGACAAGCGGGCCAAGCTCGTGGTTGGCGATTTGCGCGATGTCGGCCAGATTCAGCGGGCGATGAAAAATGCCAAGCCGGAGGCCGTGATGCATTTTGCAGCCTATGCGCTGGTCGGGGAGTCCATGACAGATCCCGGCATGTATTTCGCCAATAACACCACCGGGGCCACCAATCTGGTGGATGCCATGGTGAAATTTGATGTTCCCCGGATTGTGTTCTCGTCCACCTGCGCCACCTACGGGTTCCCGGATAAGATTCCGATTACGGAGGATACGCCCCAGCGCCCGGTGAACCCCTACGGCGAAGCCAAACTGATGTTTGAAAAGGTCCTGTTGTGGTACGAAAAGATCCACAAGATTCAACCGGTTTTCCTCAGGTATTTCAATGCCTGCGGGGCCACGGAGAAATTCGGAGAGGATCATGATCCCGAAACCCATATCATTCCGAATGTCATCAAGGTGGCTCTGAAGCAGCAGCCGCATGTGAATATTTTCGGGGATGATTACGATACGCCCGATGGAACCTGTATCCGCGACTATATTCATATTGTCGATCTGGGGCGCGCCCATATCCTCGCCCTG
Encoded here:
- the galE gene encoding UDP-glucose 4-epimerase GalE; this translates as MKVFLTGGAGYIGSVTTELLLNEGHEVVVFDNLERGHKAAVDKRAKLVVGDLRDVGQIQRAMKNAKPEAVMHFAAYALVGESMTDPGMYFANNTTGATNLVDAMVKFDVPRIVFSSTCATYGFPDKIPITEDTPQRPVNPYGEAKLMFEKVLLWYEKIHKIQPVFLRYFNACGATEKFGEDHDPETHIIPNVIKVALKQQPHVNIFGDDYDTPDGTCIRDYIHIVDLGRAHILALTGKATGPFNLGTGTGFSVREVIDVVRKVTQRDIPEVISPRRPGDPDRLVASALKAKKILKWTPHNSNLNDIIESAWAWHQAHPDGYKK